The Miscanthus floridulus cultivar M001 chromosome 17, ASM1932011v1, whole genome shotgun sequence genome has a window encoding:
- the LOC136516339 gene encoding pumilio homolog 1-like — protein sequence MVTEMAARGGEAAFGAADADRGDFEVFRSGSAPPTVEGALGAAGGGGLLVDDELRSDPAYQSYYYSNAHLNPRLPPPLLSKEDWRSSHHRLRSSAGFGGIGDGRRQQQQAPAAEGTVGLPGIDLGRQRSFSTVFQEDSYQRDMDRQTASHNSNDLLGSSGIQYGLNRGPGTIGGLHSSNSLRNLDEIQNNDLPSNTFASILGSSLSRSASPNPELVRRAPSPSLPPIGVKVGNTDKKINGGSSSFRRSSSAIGESDDLVAALSGMNLSSRAMSGQTMDQSQLYQDVDNVQMFLFDRQGDQTNGNQQHYMRRPEHGQSKLPDGYSANLANSSTMRDQINAGSFTSFDSLSLGSGFASPRIGSRSPGGTVSSRQNLAGMSNMLNYNGIGSPTASSSLQTSIDPAYIQYLAQLAATCDDPLMDRGHLGNSYMDLLGTQKANLGPLLQSQKQYGYYGNLGFNLGYAGSPLTSPVLPSSPIAPGSPLRHGERNMRFPSGMRNFGNSFGSWNSGMGGKMDANLMPSLLEEFKSNKSKSYEFSEIAGHVVEFSADQYGSRFIQQKLETASTEEKEMVFSEIMPQALTLMTDVFGNYVVQKFFEHGSTAQIKELAGQLIGRVLALSLQMYGCRVIQKAIEVVDLDLQTKMVAELEGHVMRCVRDQNGNHVIQKCIECIPQHAIEFIVLTFYGQVVMLSTHPYGCRVIQRVLEHCDDPKTQQIMMDEILQSVCLLAQDQYGNYVVQHVLEHGKPHERSAIIEKLIGQIVQMSQQKFASNVIEKCLAFGNPVERQVLIGEMLGSTSESEPLEVMMKDQFANYVVQKVLETCDDQQREMILTRIKTHLNTLKKYTYGKHIVARVEKLVAAGEKRLGLQPACTAA from the exons ATGGTGACCGAGATGGCGGCGCGTGGCGGCGAGGCGGCGTTCGGGGCCGCGGATGCCGACCGCGGCGACTTCGAGGTCTTCCGCAGCGGCTCCGCGCCGCCCACCGTCGAGGGCGCCCTtggcgccgccggcggcggcggcctgctgGTGGACGATGAACTGCGCTCCGACCCGGCGTATCAGAGCTATTACTACTCCAATGCGCACCTGAACCCGCGCCTCCCGCCGCCGCTCCTCTCCAAGGAGGACTGGCGCTCCTCGCACCACCGCCTCCGCTCCTCTGCGGGCTTCGGCGGGATCGGGGACGGcaggaggcagcagcagcaggcgccggctGCCGAAGGGACGGTCGGCTTGCCCGGGATCGATCTTGGTCGCCAGAGGAGCTTCTCCACCGTCTTTCAG GAGGACTCGTATCAACGTGATATGGATAGGCAGACTGCCAGCCACAATAGTAATGACTTACTAGGTTCTTCTGGAATACAGTATGGTCTAAATCGTGGACCTGGAACTATTGGAGGCCTGCACTCTAGCAATAGTTTAAGGAACTTGGATGAAATTCAGAACAATGATCTGCCATCAAATACATTTGCTTCTATTTTAGGGTCATCTCTTTCTAGGAGTGCATCTCCTAATCCTGAGCTTGTGAGGAGGGCCCCTagtccatccctgcctccaattggTGTGAAAGTTGGTAACACTGACAAGAAGATCAATGGTGGTTCCTCTTCTTTCCGTCGTAGTTCATCCGCAATTGGTGAATCTGATGATCTGGTGGCTGCTTTATCTGGGATGAACTTATCATCTAGGGCAATGAGTGGGCAGACTATGGACCAGTCTCAGCTCTATCAGGATGTCGATAATGTGCAGATGTTCCTTTTTGATCGACAGGGTGACCAGACAAATGGCAATCAGCAGCACTACATGAGACGTCCTGAGCACGGGCAATCTAAGTTACCTGATGGATATTCTGCCAATTTGGCCAATTCATCTACGATGAGGGACCAGATTAATGCTGGCAGTTTCACATCTTTTGACAGTTTGTCTCTTGGATCTGGCTTTGCTTCCCCTAGGATTGGTTCTAGATCCCCTGGAGGGACTGTATCTTCTCGACAAAATTTAGCTGGTATGTCTAACATGCTAAACTATAATGGAATTGGAAGTCCAACTGCATCATCTTCTCTTCAGACCTCTATTGATCCAGCGTATATCCAGTACCTTGCTCAACTTGCAGCTACCTGTGATGACCCTCTAATGGACAGGGGCCATCTGGGAAATTCTTACATGGACTTACTTGGTACTCAGAAAGCTAACCTTGGCCCTTTACTCCAGTCACAAAAGCAATATGGTTACTATGGCAATCTTGGATTTAACCTTGGATATGCTGGAAGTCCATTGACAAGTCCTGTTCTTCCCTCTTCACCTATTGCTCCAGGCAGTCCACTTAGGCATGGTGAGCGCAACATGCGCTTTCCATCAGGCATGAGAAACTTTGGTAATTCCTTTGGTTCATGGAATTCAGGCATGGGTGGAAAGATGGATGCCAATTTGATGCCCTCGCTTCTAGAGGAGTTCAAGAGCAACAAAAGTAAATCATATGAGTTCTCGGAAATAGCTGGCCATGTTGTTGAGTTTAG TGCTGATCAATATGGGAGTCGGTTCATACAACAGAAGCTAGAGACAGCCAGTACTGAAGAAAAGGAAATGGTTTTTTCAGAAATCATGCCTCAAGCTCTCACATTGATGACTGATGTATTTGGAAATTATGTTGTTCAAAAG TTTTTTGAGCATGGAAGCACTGCCCAGATAAAGGAATTGGCTGGTCAGCTTATTGGACGTGTCCTTGCTCTTAGTCTTCAGATGTATGGGTGCCGGGTTATACAGAAG GCTATAGAAGTTGTTGATTTGGATCTGCAGACTAAAATGGTTGCGGAATTGGAGGGCCATGTCATGCGCTGTGTACGTGATCAAAATGGGAACCATGTTATACAGAAATGCATAGAGTGCATTCCTCAGCATGCTATCGAGTTTATTGTCTTGACATTCTATGGTCAAGTTGTAATGCTATCCACTCATCCATATGGTTGTCGAGTTATTCAG AGGGTTCTAGAACATTGTGATGATCCTAAGACACAGCAAATAATGATGGATGAGATTCTCCAGTCTGTTTGCTTGCTAGCTCAGGACCAGTATGGCAACTATGTTGTTCAG CATGTTCTGGAACATGGCAAACCCCATGAGAGATCGGCTATTATTGAGAAGCTAATTGGCCAAATTGTGCAAATGAGCCAGCAAAAGTTTGCCTCAAATGTTATCGAGAAGTGCTTAGCCTTTGGAAATCCTGTAGAGCGTCAGGTTCTGATTGGTGAGATGCTTGGATCCACCAGTGAAAGCGAACCTCTTGAG